The following are from one region of the Tachysurus fulvidraco isolate hzauxx_2018 chromosome 15, HZAU_PFXX_2.0, whole genome shotgun sequence genome:
- the gjc1 gene encoding gap junction gamma-1 protein, which translates to MSWSFLTRLLEEIQNHSTPVGKLWLTTLVVFRIVLTAVGGESIYYDEQSKFVCNSGQPGCENVCYDSFAPLSHVRFWVFQIIFSAMPSLLYMGYAANKISHTKEIPRTERDGDPTEVGYTQRRPRKLYFGARQHRAGHENSEEGREEEDPMIYEVPEIDSTQREIVPPRPKPKKRHDGRRRIRDDGLMRVYVLQLLTRSALEAAFLAGQYLLYGFHVAPIFVCTGEPCPHRVDCFVSRPTEKTIFLRIMYGVSCLCLLLNVWEMIHLGVGTIKDALQKRHAATAEEEYELGLLRAGDMSDRVSGPVLSEGEMVDDVGSRVREADYVGYPFSWSTPSAPPGYNIVMKPEALPYTDLSNAKMACKQNRDNIAQEEQQQFGSNEDNFPSASDARPPPINEDAVQLEAAIQAYALQHNAGNSCNEMRNNHSNDDKPQCNIPTVSQKERKHRLKHGKAGSGGSSSSSKSGEGKPSVWI; encoded by the coding sequence ATGAGCTGGAGCTTCCTGACGCGTCTGCTGGAGGAGATTCAAAACCATTCAACGCCGGTGGGGAAACTCTGGCTGACAACATTGGTGGTATTCCGCATTGTCCTGACGGCAGTGGGCGGAGAATCCATTTACTATGATGAGCAGAGCAAGTTTGTGTGCAACTCAGGCCAGCCTGGCTGCGAAAACGTCTGCTATGACTCCTTTGCTCCACTCTCCCATGTCCGCTTTTGGGTTTTCCAGATCATCTTCTCTGCCATGCCATCACTCCTATACATGGGATATGCGGCCAATAAGATTTCCCACACCAAGGAGATACCACGGACGGAGAGGGATGGAGATCCAACAGAAGTTGGTTACACACAACGGAGGCCAAGGAAACTGTACTTTGGGGCACGTCAGCATAGGGCAGGGCATGAGAATTCAGAAGAggggagagaagaagaagacccGATGATTTATGAGGTGCCTGAGATAGATAGCACGCAAAGGGAGATTGTTCCACCTCGTCCCAAGCCCAAAAAGCGGCATGATGGGCGGCGGCGCATTCGAGACGATGGTCTAATGCGAGTGTACGTACTGCAGCTACTGACGCGTTCGGCACTGGAAGCTGCCTTCCTAGCTGGTCAGTATCTGCTGTATGGCTTTCATGTAGCACCCATCTTTGTGTGTACAGGCGAGCCTTGCCCTCACCGTGTGGACTGCTTTGTTTCACGTCCCACAGAGAAGACCATCTTCTTGCGCATTATGTACGGAGTCAGCTGCCTCTGCTTGTTACTCAACGTGTGGGAAATGATTCATCTTGGAGTGGGCACCATCAAAGACGCACTGCAAAAACGTCACGCTGCCACAGCAGAAGAAGAATACGAACTGGGCCTGCTGAGGGCTGGGGACATGTCTGACCGAGTAAGCGGGCCAGTACTCAGCGAAGGAGAAATGGTGGATGATGTAGGTAGCAGAGTCAGGGAAGCAGACTACGTGGGTTATCCTTTCTCCTGGAGCACTCCATCTGCACCACCAGGCTATAACATTGTGATGAAGCCGGAAGCCCTGCCTTACACGGACCTAAGCAATGCCAAAATGGCATGCAAGCAAAATCGTGACAACATCGCACAAGAGGAGCAGCAGCAGTTTGGATCCAACGAGGACAACTTCCCTTCGGCGAGCGATGCTCGGCCACCACCGATCAACGAGGATGCTGTTCAGTTAGAGGCAGCAATTCAGGCGTATGCCCTACAACACAATGCAGGCAACAGCTGTAACGAGATGCGGAACAACCACAGTAATGACGATAAGCCACAATGTAACATCCCTACTGTTTCTCAGAAAGAGAGGAAACATCGGCTGAAGCATGGCAAAGCAGGCAGTGGCGggagcagcagcagtagcaAATCTGGAGAGGGCAAACCATCTGTATGGATCTGA